A single Kryptolebias marmoratus isolate JLee-2015 linkage group LG16, ASM164957v2, whole genome shotgun sequence DNA region contains:
- the leng1 gene encoding leukocyte receptor cluster member 1 — translation MNILPKKSWHVRNKDNVARVRKDEAQAAEEEREAKRRVERAEQEARTEYLRRKARASLQPAEGRRDDNDDDQSKGSLEHLNLFPLEESSEKKGNEEYLKEKKEEQEKQERAIGLLVSLGPQPGSEVTPWYLKSREEKEERREKDNKKGISEEEREKKDRRLKGSLDPMNDMKKALGVYERREHKKKKQEKRDRGEKRSSGESSGPSSMERLRAERLQREAEERRRARALVEQRSGKGKEAEREVGDRDRPYNNAYFPELARKRQRRDRESWRDEILKS, via the exons ATGAACATCCTCCCAAAGAAGAGCTGGCACGTCCGCAACAAGGACAACGTCGCGCGCGTGCGGAAGGACGAGGCGCAGGCGGCGGAGGAGGAGCGCGAGGCCAAGCGTCGCGTGGAGCGTGCGGAGCAGGAG GCACGTACAGAGTACCTGAGGAGGAAAGCTCGGGCTTCTCTCCAGCCAGCAGAAGGAAGGAGAGACGACAACGACGACGATCAAAGCAAAGGAAGTTTGGAGCATCTGAACCTTTTTCCTCTGGAGGAGTCTTCGGAGAAGAAGGGGAATGAGGAAtatctgaaggaaaaaaaggaagaacag gagAAGCAAGAACGAGCCATCGGCTTACTCGTGTCCCTGGGACCCCAGCCGGGCTCCGAGGTGACCCCGTGGTACctgaagagcagagaggaaaaggaggagcGTAGGGAGAAGGACAACAAGAAGGGAATCAgtgaagaggagagagagaagaaggaCCGAAGGCTGAAGGGCAGCCTGGACCCCATGAACGATATGAAGAAGGCTCTGGGCGTGTACGAAAGAAGGgagcacaagaagaagaaacaggaaaaacgaGACCGAGGAGAAAAGAGGAGCAGCGGAGAGAG CTCCGGCCCCAGCTCCATGGAGAGGTTGCGCGCCGAGCGCTTacagagggaggcagaggaacGGCGGAGAGCGCGGGCCCTCGTCGAACAGCGGAGCGGCAAAGGGAAGGAAGCGGAGAGGGAGGTGGGCGACAGGGACAGGCCCTACAACAACGCCTACTTCCCGGAACTCGCTCGCAAGCGACAACGGCGGGATCGGGAGAGCTGGAGAGACGAGATTCTGAAATCCTAA